In the Enterococcus rotai genome, AAGTTCTTTTTCTAAATCACTTAGCAATTGATGTCCTTCTTTTGTGCTTAAAATGCCTAGTCGAATGGCATACGTCACTTGTCGAGAAAAACCATACATTTGTGTATCTACGACTTCCTCAAAGGCTTTACACTGGGAAATACATAGGCTATTTTTTTGATTACGGATCAACATCATGATTCGTTGTGCATCATCGTTTAACAGCTGAACGGCAAAATCTTTTGAAATGGATTCCATTTGCACTAAACCTCCCATCTTAATTATGTAATTATAGCATAATTTGCCTCATTATTAACAGAAATTTTCTGAAAATCCGCCGTTTAAATTTTTTTTTAATGTTCATCAAATTGGAATGAAAGAAAATCTCATGATTCTCACAACTTCTCTAAAAATTAGTCGTTAAAATCTACTGAGCAGTAAAAATCCTTATGCTATCATTACTTTAATTCTTCGATTCACAAAACGAGCACAGTAGGCTCCTTGTATGATTTTTATGTTTTAGTTCATTGATTTTTTTCTTTTTTAGTTCAAACCATATACTACAACGTAATAAATTACATAAAACCAACTTAATACTCCATGAAAAATTGCCCAAAGTACACTATGCCAATTCACATATGAGATTACCAACGCTAATGCGCAACCAAATGAAATCCCTGCTTTTGCACTTTCTTTCATTGTTATCCCTCCGATATTTTCTTGATAATGATTTGTAGCC is a window encoding:
- a CDS encoding YlaN family protein; this encodes MESISKDFAVQLLNDDAQRIMMLIRNQKNSLCISQCKAFEEVVDTQMYGFSRQVTYAIRLGILSTKEGHQLLSDLEKELNQLYSDVYEETQEKKEIGKEV